A stretch of Triticum aestivum cultivar Chinese Spring chromosome 1D, IWGSC CS RefSeq v2.1, whole genome shotgun sequence DNA encodes these proteins:
- the LOC123181077 gene encoding uncharacterized protein isoform X3, translating to MKFLRMHVSKLDITSTSSSMTEFDKVALEEDINSRMSSELEKHLQFPDQLLMREYFNRVKIRNLARECCIQAKKTGVILVEEFLPVRNLEEQMLPKSWPQNFGQQLLPRNLPQMKKRVKQSLDSTRAYLHRQGATRASGLKYVVGAVSLACIIMAGQRESK from the exons ATGAAATTTTTAAGGATGCATGTGAGTAAATTGGACATAACTTCCACAAGCAGCAGCATGACTGAG TTTGATAAGGTAGCTTTGGAGGAGGACATCAACTCTCGTATGAGTTCAGAATTAGAGAAGCATCTACAATTCCCTGACCAG TTGCTCATGCGAGAATATTTCAATCGTGTGAAAATAAGGAACCTTGCCAGGGAGTGTTGTATTCAAGCAAAAAAGACTGGAGTCATTCTTGTCGAAGAG TTTCTACCCGTACGAAATTTGGAAGAACAGATGTTACCCAAAAGTTGGCCCCAGAATTTTGGACAACAGCTGTTACCCAGAAATTTGCCCCAGATGAAAAAGAGAGTTAAGCAGTCACTTGACTCAACCAGGGCTTACCTGCATCGACAGGGCGCTACTCGTGCTAGCGGTTTGAAGTATGTGGTTGGTGCAGTTTCTCTTGCTTGTATCATCATGGCTGGCCAACGCGAGAGTAAGTAA
- the LOC123181076 gene encoding pentatricopeptide repeat-containing protein At5g04780, mitochondrial, whose amino-acid sequence MATTMLPSPSLPPTPRGVLSPRCSLQAPTHAHRVPDGASRRRHAPVQRARPEAAAYAREIGACVRARRWGAACEAFAAMRAAGAAPDRFLLPQVLRACAGADAPRLAAAAHALAAKGGPALADDAVVGNAIVAMYAALGDVRAARAAFESLPERDVVAWTALVGAYANAGELGEAFQLFESMQASGVRPDVISWNTLVSGFARNGDIGAALDLFDEMRLRGVKPRVSSWNCIISGCVQNARYDEALGIFLEMCETEMPDAVTIASILPACTGLMALGLGKQLHSYAVRCGIKLNVYIGSSLIGMYSECREFAYATSVFAAIDGERNVTVWNELIQSYICDGRMDKACEAFNLMQQDGLKPDTVTYNNFIAAYARAGQKELANELLSGMMNVSLKPNVVSMNALISGLHQFGLCADALEVFRYMQLLNSGDAKRWTFLDNSNPIQPNGTTVTSVLSLLTDLKLDRLGKEVHCYALRNGLTSNIFVSSKLVDLYGKTGDMVSAANVFQGISNKNVVTWNSLLAAYKHNRKPEVVLKLFCEMLESNLLPNLVTVQIALLSSGMTMASGYGRELHGFIQKNWPDGYPVTLASALIDMYGKCGKVEDARLAFERSVEKDVAVWNAMMSCYLLHRMPRDIKRLFEILEQSRTRPDPVTFILLLSACKQEGSMVEARSYFYNMEDLYGIKPSLKHYTCMVDIMGTAGLLEESLELIQKMPVEPDACLWSTVLKACKLHSDLDVAAKAAKALFELEPNNASNYMLLSNIYANSGFWDSTESVRDAMTEHGLHVESQCSWLYLGTSVDSFEAGDLSHPAFEDILSTWKDLASRMAESGYAPQDDEPYCNVQVDPLSCHHTERIAVCYGLISMRAHEPIRVSKNFRMCKECHSSIKFISRDKKREILISDGCTYHHFSDGSCSCGDMW is encoded by the coding sequence ATGGCGACCACCATGCTGCCGTCCCCGTCTCTGCCTCCTACTCCCCGCGGCGTCTTATCGCCGCGCTGCTCACTGCAGGCCCCGACCCACGCGCACCGGGTGCCGGACGGGGCATCCCGGAGGCGGCATGCCCCGGTGCAGCGCGCCCGACCCGAGGCCGCGGCGTACGCGCGGGAGATAGGCGCCTGCGTGCGTGCGCGGCGCTGGGGCGCGGCATGCGAGGCGTTCGCGGCCATGCGCGCCGCCGGGGCCGCGCCGGACAGGTTCCTCCTCCCGCAGGTGCTCCGGGCCTGCGCCGGGGCGGacgcgccccgcctcgccgccgccgcgcacgcgcTCGCCGCCAAGGGCGGGCCCGCGCTCGCCGACGACGCCGTGGTAGGGAACGCTATCGTCGCCATGTACGCGGCGCTCGGGGACGTCCGCGCCGCGCGTGCAGCGTTCGAGTCGCTCCCCGAACGCGACGTCGTGGCATGGACGGCTCTCGTGGGCGCCTACGCCAACGCCGGGGAGCTGGGCGAGGCCTTCCAGCTGTTTGAATCGATGCAGGCCAGTGGCGTGCGGCCTGACGTGATTTCGTGGAACACCCTCGTCTCCGGCTTCGCGAGAAATGGTGATATTGGTGCTGCGCTCGATCTATTTGACGAAATGCGACTGAGGGGTGTCAAGCCACGGGTCAGTTCTTGGAACTGCATCATCTCTGGCTGTGTGCAGAATGCGCGCTATGATGAGGCTTTGGGCATCTTCCTGGAGATGTGCGAGACTGAGATGCCCGATGCAGTCACTATTGCTAGTATACTCCCTGCTTGCACTGGCTTGATGGCACTGGGCCTTGGAAAGCAGCTGCATTCTTATGCTGTACGTTGTGGTATCAAATTAAATGTCTACATTGGTTCTTCTTTGATTGGCATGTACTCCGAGTGCAGAGAGTTTGCTTATGCCACAAGCGTGTTCGCCGCCATTGATGGGGAGAGGAATGTCACTGTATGGAATGAGTTGATTCAATCATATATCTGTGATGGGAGGATGGACAAAGCGTGTGAAGCCTTTAACTTGATGCAGCAGGATGGATTGAAGCCTGACACTGTCACATATAACAATTTCATCGCTGCATATGCTAGAGCAGGTCAGAAAGAACTAGCAAATGAACTGTTGTCAGGCATGATGAATGTCAGCTTGAAGCCTAATGTGGTATCAATGAATGCTTTAATATCCGGTTTGCATCAGTTTGGCCTCTGTGCTGATGCACTGGAAGTTTTCAGATACATGCAGCTCCTAAACAGCGGAGATGCAAAGCGTTGGACATTTCTGGATAATAGCAACCCCATCCAACCAAATGGTACTACAGTTACTAGTGTCCTCTCACTGTTGACAGACCTCAAGTTAGATCGTCTCGGGAAGGAAGTACACTGCTATGCTCTAAGGAATGGTCTGACGTCAAACATATTTGTTTCCAGCAAATTGGTTGACCTTTATGGTAAAACTGGTGATATGGTATCTGCTGCTAATGTCTTCCAGGGAATCAGTAATAAGAATGTTGTCACTTGGAACAGTCTGCTAGCAGCTTACAAACATAATAGGAAGCCAGAAGTTGTTTTGAAACTATTCTGTGAAATGCTCGAGTCTAATTTACTTCCTAACTTGGTTACAGTGCAGATAGCGCTTTTGTCTTCTGGTATGACGATGGCATCAGGGTATGggagagaactgcatggtttcatACAGAAAAACTGGCCTGATGGTTATCCAGTCACTCTTGCAAGTGCGCTAATAGATATGTATGGGAAATGTGGTAAGGTTGAGGATGCTAGACTGGCTTTTGAGCGCAGTGTTGAAAAGGATGTAGCAGTATGGAATGCAATGATGAGTTGCTACTTGCTTCATAGGATGCCTAGAGATATTAAAAGATTGTTCGAAATACTTGAACAATCTAGAACTCGGCCAGATCCTGTTACTTTCATCTTACTTCTTTCAGCTTGTAAGCAAGAAGGTTCCATGGTGGAAGCTCGGAGCTATTTCTACAATATGGAAGATTTGTATGGCATAAAACCAAGTTTAAAACACTACACTTGCATGGTTGACATCATGGGAACAGCTGGTTTATTGGAGGAGTCACTAGAACTTATCCAGAAGATGCCAGTTGAGCCGGATGCATGCCTATGGTCTACTGTTCTCAAAGCTTGTAAGCTTCACTCAGATTTGGACGTTGCGGCTAAGGCTGCAAAAGCTCTTTTCGAGCTTGAACCAAATAATGCTTCAAACTACATGTTGCTTTCCAATATATATGCGAACAGCGGCTTTTGGGATTCCACTGAATCTGTAAGAGATGCCATGACAGAGCACGGATTGCACGTTGAGAGCCAGTGTAGCTGGCTATATCTTGGCACAAGTGTGGATTCGTTTGAGGCTGGAGATTTGTCCCATCCTGCATTTGAGGATATTTTGAGTACATGGAAGGACTTGGCTAGTAGGATGGCAGAGTCTGGGTATGCTCCTCAAGACGATGAGCCCTATTGCAATGTACAAGTTGATCCATTGTCGTGCCACCACACCGAGCGGATTGCTGTGTGCTATGGACTTATTTCCATGCGTGCCCATGAACCGATACGGGTCTCGAAGAATTTCCGAATGTGCAAGGAATGCCATTCCTCAATCAAGTTCATCTCAAGGGATAAGAAGCGGGAGATACTGATTTCAGATGGTTGCACCTATCACCACTTCAGCGATGGCTCGTGCAGCTGTGGGGACATGTGGTAG